In Bos indicus isolate NIAB-ARS_2022 breed Sahiwal x Tharparkar chromosome 19, NIAB-ARS_B.indTharparkar_mat_pri_1.0, whole genome shotgun sequence, the following proteins share a genomic window:
- the SLC13A2 gene encoding solute carrier family 13 member 2 isoform X2 → MATCWQGLWAYRFYLIVFFLPIFLLPLPILVPTKEACCAYTIILMALLWCTEALPLAVTAFLPVIMFPMMGIMTASTVSLEYLKDTNILFIGGMMVALAVETWNLHKRIALRVLLIIGVRPALLILGFMLVTAFLSMWISNTATTAMMLPIAHAVLEQLHKMPTDRDVEEGRHNPAFELQEQKEETKLDEKDNKQDCPALPTPSESKTQQNKEQLRFSQGLSLCVCYSASIGGIATLTGTTPNLVLQGQVNSIFPRNGNVVNFASWFGFAFPAMIILLLLSWVWLQILFLGFDFRKNFGLGEQSKNQERAAFEVIRREHKLLGPINFAEKAVTFLFVLLVVLWFTREPGFFTGWGNLAFSDENGKSMTSDGTVAILIAVIMFIVPSKIPGLTQKPASLVGDPVTGKEGPCFSPIPGSPDPPHGSPLVDRAFAAAGETGKSPKGGRENMGHRELCPVGFSKPKRRQDFLVSRDCTQDHPGPSLTPCWTENTSALTPGSGRKALG, encoded by the exons GAAGCCTGTTGTGCCTACACCATCATCCTCATGGCGCTGCTCTGGTGCACTGAGGCGCTACCGCTGGCCGTCACTGCCTTCCTCCCCGTCATCATGTTCCCCATGATGGGCATAATGACTGCTTCCACG GTCAGCCTTGAGTACCTGAAAGACACCAACATCCTATTCATTGGGGGGATGATGGTGGCCCTTGCCGTGGAGACCTGGAATCTGCACAAACGCATTGCCCTCCGCGTGCTCCTCATCATCGGGGTGCGGCCCGCCCT GCTGATTCTGGGCTTCATGTTGGTTACGGCCTTCTTGTCCATGTGGATCAGCAACACGGCCACCACCGCCATGATGCTGCCCATAGCCCACGCCGTTCTGGAGCAGCTGCACAAGATGCCCACAGACAGGGATGTTGAGGAGGGCAGGCACAACCCTGCCTTTGAACTCcaggaacagaaggaagagaCCAAGCTTGATGAGAAAG ACAACAAGCAGGATTGCCCTGCTCTACCGACTCCTTCGGAGTCCAAGACACAGCAGAACAAGGAGCAGCTCCGCTTcagccagggactgagcctgtgtgtgtgctactCGGCCAGCATCGGGGGCATCGCCACCCTGACCGGCACCACCCCAAACCTGGTGCTGCAAGGCCAGGTCAACTC GATCTTCCCCCGAAATGGCAACGTGGTGAACTTCGCCTCCTGGTTCGGCTTTGCCTTCCCTGCCATGATCATCTTACTGCTGCTTTCCTGGGTGTGGCTACAGATCCTCTTCTTAGGATTCGA cTTCCGGAAGAACTTTGGCTTGGGGGAACAGAGCAAGAATCAGGAGCGAGCAGCTTTCGAAGTCATCCGGAGAGAGCACAAGCTGCTGGGCCCCATAAACTTCGCGGAAAAGGCTGTCACCTTCCTCTTTGTCTTGTTGGTGGTGCTCTGGTTCACTCGGGAACCAGGCTTTTTCACAGGCTGGGGTAACCTGGCTTTTTCCGATGAGAATGGGAAGAG CATGACATCCGATGGAACAGTAGCCATCTTAATTGCTGTAATTATGTTCATCGTGCCCTCCAAGATCCCAGGGCTGACTCAGAAACCAG CCTCGTTGGTGGGAGACCCTGTGACAGGGAAAGAGGGGCCCTGCTTCTCTCCCATCCCGGGCAGCCCTGACCCCCCACATGGGAGCCCCCTGGTGGACAGAGCCTTTGCAGCAGCTGGAGAGACAGGTAAGAGCCctaagggagggagagaaaacatGGGCCACAGGGAGCTCTGCCCAGTCGGGTTCTCAAAGCCAAAGAGAAGGCAGGATTTTCTGGTGAGCAGGGACTGTACTCAGGACCACCCAGGCCCTTCCCTCACCCCCTGCTGGACAGAGAACACCTCAGCTTTAACACCAGGGAGTGGACGGAAGGCACTGGGTTGA
- the SLC13A2 gene encoding solute carrier family 13 member 2 isoform X1: protein MATCWQGLWAYRFYLIVFFLPIFLLPLPILVPTKEACCAYTIILMALLWCTEALPLAVTAFLPVIMFPMMGIMTASTVSLEYLKDTNILFIGGMMVALAVETWNLHKRIALRVLLIIGVRPALLILGFMLVTAFLSMWISNTATTAMMLPIAHAVLEQLHKMPTDRDVEEGRHNPAFELQEQKEETKLDEKDNKQDCPALPTPSESKTQQNKEQLRFSQGLSLCVCYSASIGGIATLTGTTPNLVLQGQVNSIFPRNGNVVNFASWFGFAFPAMIILLLLSWVWLQILFLGFDFRKNFGLGEQSKNQERAAFEVIRREHKLLGPINFAEKAVTFLFVLLVVLWFTREPGFFTGWGNLAFSDENGKSMTSDGTVAILIAVIMFIVPSKIPGLTQKPGNPGKLKAPPALLTWDIVKKKMPWNIVILLGGGFALAKGSEESGLSKWLGDKLTPLESVPPAAIAFIICLLIAVFTECTSNVATTTLFLPILASMSQAICIHPLYVMLPCTLASSLAFMLPVATPPNAIAFSFGGLRVTDMARAGFMLNIIGVLVITLAINSWSIPMFDLHSFPSWAQSNTTGLCGVSQANVTTSSP from the exons GAAGCCTGTTGTGCCTACACCATCATCCTCATGGCGCTGCTCTGGTGCACTGAGGCGCTACCGCTGGCCGTCACTGCCTTCCTCCCCGTCATCATGTTCCCCATGATGGGCATAATGACTGCTTCCACG GTCAGCCTTGAGTACCTGAAAGACACCAACATCCTATTCATTGGGGGGATGATGGTGGCCCTTGCCGTGGAGACCTGGAATCTGCACAAACGCATTGCCCTCCGCGTGCTCCTCATCATCGGGGTGCGGCCCGCCCT GCTGATTCTGGGCTTCATGTTGGTTACGGCCTTCTTGTCCATGTGGATCAGCAACACGGCCACCACCGCCATGATGCTGCCCATAGCCCACGCCGTTCTGGAGCAGCTGCACAAGATGCCCACAGACAGGGATGTTGAGGAGGGCAGGCACAACCCTGCCTTTGAACTCcaggaacagaaggaagagaCCAAGCTTGATGAGAAAG ACAACAAGCAGGATTGCCCTGCTCTACCGACTCCTTCGGAGTCCAAGACACAGCAGAACAAGGAGCAGCTCCGCTTcagccagggactgagcctgtgtgtgtgctactCGGCCAGCATCGGGGGCATCGCCACCCTGACCGGCACCACCCCAAACCTGGTGCTGCAAGGCCAGGTCAACTC GATCTTCCCCCGAAATGGCAACGTGGTGAACTTCGCCTCCTGGTTCGGCTTTGCCTTCCCTGCCATGATCATCTTACTGCTGCTTTCCTGGGTGTGGCTACAGATCCTCTTCTTAGGATTCGA cTTCCGGAAGAACTTTGGCTTGGGGGAACAGAGCAAGAATCAGGAGCGAGCAGCTTTCGAAGTCATCCGGAGAGAGCACAAGCTGCTGGGCCCCATAAACTTCGCGGAAAAGGCTGTCACCTTCCTCTTTGTCTTGTTGGTGGTGCTCTGGTTCACTCGGGAACCAGGCTTTTTCACAGGCTGGGGTAACCTGGCTTTTTCCGATGAGAATGGGAAGAG CATGACATCCGATGGAACAGTAGCCATCTTAATTGCTGTAATTATGTTCATCGTGCCCTCCAAGATCCCAGGGCTGACTCAGAAACCAG GAAACCCAGGGAAGCTGAAggcccctcctgccctcctcacctgggatatagtaaaaaagaaaatgccttgGAATATCGTGATCCTTCTGGGTGGTGGCTTTGCCCTGGCCAAGGGCAGTGAG GAATCGGGCCTGTCGAAGTGGCTGGGGGATAAGCTGACCCCACTGGAGAGTGTGCCGCCTGCTGCCATCGCCTTTATCATCTGCCTCCTGATTGCCGTCTTCACAGAGTGCACCAGCAATGTGGCCACCACCACACTCTTCCTGCCCATCCTGGCCTCCATG TCCCAGGCCATCTGCATCCACCCTCTCTACGTCATGCTCCCCTGCACCCTTGCCAGTTCCCTGGCCTTCATGCTCCCTGTGGCCACCCCGCCCAACGCCATCGCCTTCTCATTCGGAGGCCTCAGAGTGACAGACATG GCCCGAGCGGGATTCATGCTCAACATCATCGGGGTTCTGGTCATCACACTGGCCATCAACAGCTGGAGCATCCCCATGTTTGACCTGCACAGCTTCCCCTCCTGGGCCCAGTCCAACACCACAGGCCTCTGTGGGGTCAGCCAGGCAAATGTCACAACATCTAGCCCCTAG